The segment aatatggaAAGCAAATATATAGAAATTAATGTTCCAATGGGTAAGAATGAAGCCAAATCCATAATCAAATCATTAATTGTACAAAAAACGGCAAAGGGAATGGGAGGCAGAATTTAATGAAAGACATTACCCTAAATCTCCTAAGAATGTGACAGGGAAAATGGTTACTTCACAGAGTCTAAACAGAAGTGAAGAAGTGGTCTATACCAGACTTAGAGTAGGACATACAGCACTTAACTCCACTTTACATATAGCAGGAAAGGGTAATCTGGCAGGAAATGGAAGGGGAGAGCTCTATTCATGAAATTCTGGAAGAAAATGACATGACAAGGGAGAAActtaaagctttatttatttatcttaataatACTGGTTTAATGAAAAGAGTATAATTGAGATGTTGACATGCTCCACTCCTCTCAGACCCCTTATGTCTTTGGGAAGCTTTGACATGCCATAATCCGTAAATAATTAGTGactaattttgtttttgaaatgttcTGTTACTCAAGAGGTTATTTTAACTCTTACAAGCAAAAAGTTGTGATCTAAGCTAAACTAATGTTGCTAGCTTCTGTTTAGTATGTTGTTGCATAATTTCTTATAAGTCAATGTCAGCACTGCATTTTGCACAACCCAGGTCGTCAGGTTGTCCTTACCTGTTATACTTTTACAGAATAGTGAAAACGGAAACAAATGTATAACTTTCTTCTACAGTAGCAGCAAATAAATGTTGGGATTACAGATATTGTTTAACAGTATTTTGAACTGCCTGTTAATCTGTGTACTGCAATTGACTGCAGTATATTCTGCAACCACATGGTGGCAAACTGACAAActgaatgatttaaaaatgtaatcttcTGATTCTTATATCTTGAATTCTGATCACTTCCAGTATTTAAATTCACATCAAGTGTCTTGGtttgttaaataatttatttttaataaaatgtcctCGTATGTTCAcagttttacaataaaaaagaGAGGTCTTCAGTAAAGGCACTAAGAAGAAAACTGTGTCCTGTCATTCCAGGAATCACCTTCTCTTATTGTATGTGTAGCCCGCTGCATACACACTCAACCGAGGGCAGAAGAACCTCCCAATCTCAGCtcgagtctttactcattttaaaaaaacatctaaagattcATCTTTTTCACCtacacttaaccaactaatactagcacttaccttttcttttcttgtttttcagattcttaataaaacacacacacacaatctagctttgcgttctgtactagactaactaaGACTTGtgatggcacttgtatactgttgttgttcttttgttgatctgattgcttctattgttctcatttgtaagtcagtttgaataaataaataaattaaaataaacgtaaaatacttatttaaaaagtgacctataaaaaacaaagaaaataagaaatattatctttgtttaattgcatttaatcaaacacagacacactcacaggTCTTCATGTCCTGCATCATGATTCGTGAGCGCACCTGTTCACGTGAGTTTATTTGCTGACGCCGCGGTCCCTTTAAGTGTTGCCATGGCGACAGTGTTTGTGTTCCGGTTCTGCTCTGCGCATGCGCGCGGGAGAGTCACTCGGCGGATCAAACATTTGGTGACTGTCGTTCGCAATGGCGCATTACAGAGTGagtaaacaagcaaacaaacactgATAAAACTCGAGGTGTCACAAGACGCCGTCGCTTCATTACTGCTGAACTCTGAAACGCTGTTATCTTGAAGCTGTGTTGTGAAAAGCGCGGTACAGAAGTTAAATGAGAAGCGTTTTGCTTTAAAGGCCTTTTTATATCGTGTAAATGTGTCTGAATCTGATTCTGCTCTTACTTCGCTTTTCTTCGTGATGTCTGAATGTTTGAATCAGTTTGTGTGAAGTCTCAGGTCCACACAGGTGTAGAGAATCACATTAACTAGCAGAGCATACACCAACTAATTAACTGTGACTGTCTTCATCCAGAACGAaatgttcttttaattttttcctaACATTGATGACACTCGGTAACTACATTGCAATCTAATGAACTGACCTTCAGACTCTCTTCGGTGAGCATCATGTTAAAGAGGAGAGCAAACACGATCATTTCTCAGGTATCTGTGTTTTCATCTTCTGCTGTGATGGACAGGTGTCCGAGTCGAAGCGAGAGCAGTTTAGGAGATATCTGGAAAAGGCCGGAGTTCTGGAAAGCCTCACTAACGGTAAGAACATCAGATCGATCCACCGAATGAGAGAACATCTGCTCTTCTGTGTGACTGACTTCATCTTCTGCTTCTCAGTCCTGGTGGCTCTGTACGAGGAGAACGAGAAACCCAACAATGCCTTGGAGTATCCTCACTCTCACCCAGAACCAAAGCCAGCTCACTTCTTTCTGTTTCAGGAGAAATGTAAAGGAACGTCCCGCTCGTCAGTATGGTGAAAGTGAATAGAGACCGGTGTGAAGCTTTATAAAGAGATGCAGAAGTGTCACGCAATGATCGCATGTGTTCTGGGGGAATACAGCAGGGCTCGGtgaaattacattaatatttttagcaCAACAGTTCATCCGAAAGGCCCGGAAAAAGCACACAAGTTGTGTTAAATCAAGttgaaaaataatacaattcatcAAATTTCTAAAGCTGAACCATGTTATTAATTCAGATTGGACGGCAGGTGAAAACAGGGAGTGGATCCCACTCTGAAACTGGTTTAATATAAATGTAGGCCAGCGTGTTATGACGTTGAtttaatgtaaactattcttCCATCCTAAGTTGTGAATTTAACTTAAAAACAAAATTGGAAAAAAattggaatattgcataaaacattttaaaataatccaGTGAGTCAGAGAGAGTAAAATCATGTGAATTAAGGGATTTCTTTTCTAAATTTGGTTTAGTGCCCCTCAATCCTGTCCTGGGCCCAAACCACAGCATCTTTTATGTGTCTCCTCGTTTAACACCTGATTAAACTCATCAGCTCGTTAGAGACTGGACCTGGCTGTGTCAAGTGTGCGGAGCTTTGGGAGAAGCACTGATTTACAGAAACCAGCGGCCAAGGACAAGATATTTGATAAATAATGCGTtacatttcagtttgtttttcattaaatccGGTCACGCACAGCTAAACGCTGGGAATATACGACTCGTGTCACATGAGCTCACTCTGTGATACTTCTGCATCTTTACCAAACTTTATGCTGATGGCCATACAATGACATCACATTGACATCACATTGAATTTCTGCTCTGTGGtctgaaaaagaaagaagggCAGTGAATGGTTACTGGATGTTCATGTCTTGGTGAATTAACCCTTAAAGGTTTCTCCGAAGGGGCTTTGTTTAAGCCAGGACTAAGCcttatttaaattaagatatttaagcaGCTTTTATGAAAATGCCTTAGATGTAAAGTTAACCCAGGTGAATCAGCCTTAACTAACCCGTCAGCTTCATCAAGCATCAGCTGGGCGTCGGACCCGAGGCAGAAGATGCCGAGAGTCTGCGGCTGGAGCTGAACACTTTACAGCAGAAATATGATCAGCTGATGGAGGAGAACAAAGAGCTGAGGAGCAGGGTGAGATATGACCCACACACACGCTTCACAGTGGATTTAACTCGGACTGGTTTAatcctgtgtttgtgtgaatacAGCTGCTGCAGTACGAGCCGGCGCAGGCCGGGGGAACAGAATAACTACACCACTTCACTTTCACATGTTTCTTCACATCAGTAGAAGTCTTTGagtttgtttttgtaataaatgtataagaggtacattttttttttttgttcagccaAATTGTGcctgatatttaataaaatagtttttttgcacTGTTCTCCTGATGTTTAATGATTTATAAAACTACAAACTATAGTTCTGTTTAATGGAAGTTGTACACTTGCAGACAACGCTAAAACAAGACTATAATTTAGACCATGTtgctttaatataaaatattggggctttttttataataaaaaatgcacagCAAGACTTTTAGAGGTAAACTATCGCAGTAATCCCATTGAGACGGTCCCTATAGAAGAATATCTATTCACCCAAAACTATTCAAGCAAGAACAAGTAAATCATTACTGCAGGTctaacaattatattttattttgcttaaagTACATTACataattttctgttcatttgggaaatgtaaaatacattgttTCAAGGAATTGATTAAATTAATTGTCAGTTGGTTCACATCTGAAGATGTCAATCAAAAGAAGATGAATTAGCACTGGATTGTGGGAAATAATCCCCATCTTTGTATTTATGTTAACACGCGTAGTTTAGTGTGTTGGTTTGAAGAGAATCACAGAATATGCAAGatagcttttttgttgttgttaaatatatatttatctctgCATAAGTTCTGCAAGGTTATATGAACTTTTGCACTCAGCTATATTATGCTGGTTGATGACAgataatatatatagttttttgtgCTTTGACTGTATAATGTAATATACATTGCTGACTAAATATACCACAGCATTGATCCTACTGATCATCTCACAGATACGATACAGATATACCATACACTTCTCACAGTCTGAGCCACCTCTCACGGACAACAAATACTAGatgtgaccacaaaaccagtcgtcaGGGCCCTTTTTTAAAATAAGAGattaataaataatctttccattgatgtatggtttgttaggacaaaacatataaaaatatataataatactccTCTAAAAGATATAAAAACGTTGAATGAGGAAAGACTGTTAATCATGTTGACGGCATGATCAAAATGTTTCTAAGATAGGATAAGAAAGAGCAGTTTGTGTTTTTCATTCGACCGGACGCTGTGGTTTGAGAAATCTAGGTCACTGCTAAGTTTATATCCTGGCAAAAGTAATGAATGTGATGTGTTGCTGTGCCTCTGTAAAGGCCTGCGGGTCAATGTACGACGAGGAGACGGTCCTGAGGCTGTTTGACACGGCCCTGATGCAATCACGTAACTCAGAGAGCGGTTATGTTCCCGGTTTCACAGACGAAGCTTAAAAACAAGTCTGAGCTGCTTTAGCTGAAAGAAACTTAAACTGATAGATCTTAAAATACATGAACCAATGCCTTTGTTTCGTCTCAAAATggacaccagtaatgtttttttttcctgagacgtttataaaaataacttaaatgtcTTAATAGAACAATGGCTTAATCCTGGTTTAGACTAAGctctgtctgtgaaaccaggccaggCTTATTATGATGTTGGTCTGTCTGCTGCTCCTCAAGCTGTGAGTAACTAGCTCTCCTCTGTTGATGCTTATCCTAATTAAACATCAATCGATCAAGAGATTATATGGTGACTTTAATATGttgaataaaattgtatatatagtGTTTAGGATATGCATTATGAAGTTAACGACAGTGATGTTTTACGACATTGAAGCACAGTGGTATGCCGGCCGTCTTACGTTGTAAAAACAACAGAAAGCGAGCACTAAGCCTGCGAGGGATGATGGCTGTCTGTGTAAGAACGGTCTAATAAGTTATCACAGTAATGCATACCGAGTACATACATCTGGTTCTTGCCTAATACCTGAATGAGAACATCACATTTGTGATGAGGATAAACAACGACAAAggctaaaaatattattttttaaagatgccCCTTAGAAACACTGTCTTCAATACTGAAATGGATCCGAGTTCAATAGGACCATGCTGGACAAAATGGATACAAAGGTTTGAGAACTATATTACAGCAGTAAACATGACTACTGCACTTGGCAGGAGAGTGCGTGCATGACATCTATGACACAAGATAAGTTTGCTGACGTTAAGCTGAAGCTACGCatgtttttatgcataaaaagAATGTCCAGTAtcaagtatatatttaattttaattaattaaattttgattttatgcatttagcagacgcttttatccaaagcaacttacagtgcattcaggctatacatttttacatatcatgtgttcccggggaatcgaacccccaaccttgcgcttgcttgctagcgcagtgctctaccagttgagctacaggaacactatatatatatatatatatatatatatatatatatatatatatatatatatattcacatatatatatatattcacatatatatatatattcacatatatatatatattcacatatatatatatatatatatatatatatatatatatatatatatatatatattcacatatatatatatatatatatattcacatatatatatatatatatattcacatatatatatatatatatattcacatatatatattccGAAAGGCAGTGCAACAGCCGGGCGAGAACCTAGGCACATTCTGTCCCAGACTACACATGCTAGCAAAGAACTGTGAATTTGCTGACGTAAACCATGAAATTAAAGCACAGCTGATCCAAAGCTGCAGTTCAACCAGGCTGCGTAGAAGAGCGCTCAGAGAACCTAGAAACAGCCTGGATGACCTTCTGGAATATGGGAGATCTCTAGAGCCGTCCGAGCAACAAGCAGCCGGCAGGAACAGAGAGTAGCTGCATCAGTGAATGCAGTGCATCAGAATAAATGAACCGCTACCAGCCGATGCACTGGGAGAGCCAAGCACAGCATCCAGTGCAGGAATTATAGTGGAAATTATCCACATAACGGAAACTGCCCAGCGAAAGGAAAAGACTGTAAAGCATGCAGAAAACTCAACCACTTCGCCAAGCAGTGCAGGTTACCTGGAACACCTGGAAAAAACTTTGAAATAAAAGACAGAGACAACAGTAAGCAACACAAAATGCACAAGAAAGTGTATAACATCACCAGCACAACACATAGTACCACACATGAATCATCTAGTAGTGATGAAGCGTATGTATTTGCTGCCAGTAGCAATAAGAATACcactcaaccacacacacacacacacacacacacacacacacacttaatggtGTAAAGACTGCAGCAATGATTGATTCCGGGGCTGGAGTGAACATTATTAGTGAATCCGTACACTGAGACCATGCCCACAGCTCAGTCCAGCTGATATAAAGATATTTCCATATGGCAACACTGAACCACTGCCAATAACTGGTGCATTCACATGTAGCACAGAGACACATTATAGGAAAATCAGAGGCGAGTTCTATGTAATGAAGGGTGATAGCTGCTCTGCGCTAGGCTACAACACAATTAAAGTGTTAGACCTCATCAAGATCATTGTGTGTCTGCTACCACCAGCCAAACAGTAGCAGAGGAGTTAGTACAGAAACACCCAAAGCTGTTCGAGGGCATTGGCGTGCTGACAGACTTTTAGGTAAGGCTTCACATAAACACTGACATTCACCCAACCTGTCAGCCACAAAGTGCCCTTTCACATCCGACAGAAGGTCGAAAAGGAGCTGAAACGGCTCG is part of the Carassius gibelio isolate Cgi1373 ecotype wild population from Czech Republic chromosome A4, carGib1.2-hapl.c, whole genome shotgun sequence genome and harbors:
- the LOC127980656 gene encoding c-Myc-binding protein isoform X1, whose amino-acid sequence is MAHYRVSESKREQFRRYLEKAGVLESLTNGKNIRSIHRMREHLLFCVTDFIFCFSVLVALYEENEKPNNALDFIKHQLGVGPEAEDAESLRLELNTLQQKYDQLMEENKELRSRLLQYEPAQAGGTE
- the LOC127980656 gene encoding c-Myc-binding protein isoform X2 gives rise to the protein MAHYRVSESKREQFRRYLEKAGVLESLTNVLVALYEENEKPNNALDFIKHQLGVGPEAEDAESLRLELNTLQQKYDQLMEENKELRSRLLQYEPAQAGGTE